The following is a genomic window from Thioclava electrotropha.
GGACAAGGGATTCCGGGGCCGGTGGACGTTAGCCCAAAGCACCATGTGGTCTTTGGTGTCGTCGTGCCACTGGCGCGACGGTCCACTTCAGTGGCGGAACGGAACAGTATGCGGATCGGAAGAGCGACCAGCACACCGCTTTGCATATCGACGGGTCTCAGAGTGTGAAGGCGGCGCGGAACGCCTCGAGTGCCGCCTCCTCATCGCCCTGCGCGAAGGCCTCCATGGCGACCGGGCCGCGATAGCCCATCTGCTGCAGCGCTTGCGCCACACCGGCATAGTTGATCTCACCCGTGCCCGGCTCGAAGCGCCCCGGATTGTCGGCCACCTGTACCTCGCCGATCCAGGGCAGGCTCGCCTCGCACCAGCGGATCAGATCCCCTTCGCCGATCTGCGTATGATAGAGGTCGAGATTGATCCGCAGCTGCGGGCGATCGACGGTCGAGACCAGCGCCAGCACATCCGCGGTAGAGCCGAAGGGGCAGCCCGGATGATCGATCGGGTTGAGGTTCTCGAGCGTGAAGACCACCCCCTCTTCCTCGGCCAGATCGCAAATCCGGTTAAGCGTATCGCAGGCCCGCTGGAAGCTGCCCGGCGCGAAGCTGCCATGCTGCGGGATCGGGATACCGCCGTCGCCAAGACCCGTGCCATGCAGGTTGAGTCGGTCCACGCTAAGCCGCTTGCCAACCGCCACAGTTTCGCGAACCGAGCGCAGCAGAATCTCGGCGCCCTCGCGATCGCTCAGCCGTCCCTGCAGATAGCCGTTCATAATCGTGTAATTCGCCCCCACCGCCTCGAGCTTGTCGAGGTCGTGATCAGGCCAGTTCCACAACCCCACACCGAAGCCCATCTCGGTCAGCCGCGCTGCGCGCCATTCGATCGGCCGGTCGGGCCAGAGCATCTCTGCGCAGGCCGCCAGTTGAAACGGTTGTTCCATCATCTTCTCCACCCGGATGCCCTCAGGCATCGCGCTCCATGATCCACTGCACCGCCGGATCCGCCTGGAACCGCCAGTTCCGACGCGGCCCGGCCATCACGTTGAGGTAATACATCTCGAACCCGTAGGGTGCCCCGCATGGATGATGCCCGCGCGGGACCAGCACGACGTCGCCATCCGAAACCGCCATCGTCTCGTCGAGTGTGCCGTCCTCGGTATAGACGCGCTGGATGCCGAAGCCCTGTGCCGGGTTCAGGCGGTGGTAATAGGTCTCTTCGAGATAGGTGATGCGCGGGAAGTCATCCTCGTCATGGCGGTGGCTGGGATAGCTCGACCAATGGCCCGCCGGGGTGAAGACCTCGGTCACCAGAAGGCTGTCGCAGTAATCCTCCGCCTCCATCGCGATATTGTTGATGTAGCGCGTGTTGGTGCCGGTGCCGCGCTCGGTCAGGCTGATCCCGTCGGGGCCGATGCGGCGCGCCTTGTGACCACCTTTGCCCGGCGCGAGGCAGACCGCGATGGTGCAGTCCGTCTCTGCCACGGCCTCCCAGTCCTGATCGTTGGGCACATAGAGGCAATGCGGGGGCGTTTTCTCGAAGACATCCATGCGCTCGCCCAAGACACCCCAGTCCTGCCCAGCCGCCTTGATCGCGGCCTTACCCTCGACCATCACGAGGATCGCCTCGTTCGGACCGGTGGCCTCCGCCGCGCTCTCGCCCGCGCGCAGCCGGTAAAGCGAGAAGCCGACATAGCGCCAGCCCGCCGATTGCGGGGTAATCTCGTGCACCTTGCCGTGGGCCCCAAAGGGTTTGCGCAACAGATCCGCCATGTCTTTCTCCTTCCAACTGCTCAAAATATCCCGGGGGGGCTCCCGTCAGGGAGCGGGGGCAGAGCCCCCTCCCGGTCTCAACCCGCGATCAACCCCACCTCGGCAGCCGCGCCTTTCAACGTCTTCAGCCCCAGCGACTGATACTCGAACGGATTGCGCAGATCGGGATCCTGCTCGGCCTCGATCACGATCCAGCCGTCATAGCCCGCCTCCTTCAGAATCCGCAGGAGCGGTCCGAACTCCACGCCGCCGTCGGGATCACCCGGCACGGTGAAGACACCTGCGCGCACCCCGTCCATGAAACTCATGCCGGTGTCGCGGACCTGCCGCATCACCTCGGGGCGAACGTTCTTGGCGTGGAAATGGCGAACGCGGTCGACGTATTTGCGCAGCATCGGCGCGGGATCGCCCCCGTCGCCGCCGAAATAGCAATGCCCCGCATCGAACAGCAGCTTCGTCGCAGGCCCGGTCGCCGCCATGAACGCGTCGATCTCGGCAGGCGTCTCGACGACGGTGCCCATGTGGTGGTGATAGACCAGATCGATGCCCTGCTCGGCGGTGAACGCCGCCAGTTCCTCGATCTTCGCCCCGAACGCCGCCATATCGGCCGCGCTCAGCACCGCCTTCTCTGACAGCGGCACATCCTGCCCCTGCACCGAATTCGACGTCTCGCAGGCGATGCAGACCTTGCAGCCATTATGCTTCAGCTTGTCGAGATGCGGCTGGATGGCCGCCTTCTCAGCTTCCACTGATTGCGTCAGAAGATTCAGCGAATACCAGCCCGAAACGAAATCCAGCCCGTAGCCGCCCAGCAGCTGCTTGAGCGCTTCCGCGTCGTCCTGCGGCCAGCGATGACCGTTCTCGATCCCATCGAAGCCAATCTCGGCGGCCTCGCGCAGGATCTGCTCGGTCGGGATATGCGCGCCCAGGGAATGGTCGTCGTCATTGGCCCAGGCAATCGGGTTCGTGCCGAAACGGATCATCTCTCTCCTCCTCAATTCACCAGCCGCGCGTTTGCGATCTGGGTCAGGTATTCTTCGAAGCGGTCGCGCTGCTTCTTACGGTCCGAGACCTCGGGCACCGCCACGTCCCAGAAGAAGCCGTGTTCGCCCGCCGTGGTCTCCAGTCCGGTGCCGGGGAAGTCCTTGGCCACGGTGTCGATCACGATGACCGTCGGAATATCGCGCTCGCGCGCGGCTTTCACTTCCGCTTCCAGCTGATCGGTATTGGCCGCCTTCACCGCATGCGCGCCCATCGACGCTGCATGCGCGACGTAGTCGATCTCCGGCTGCACCTCGACATTGCAATCGACATACATGTTGTTGAAGGGCTCGCCGCCGCAGCCCATCGTCTGCAACCGGTTGATGCAGCCATAGCCGCGGTTGTCGGTCAGGATCACCGTGAAGGGCACGCGGCGCATCACCGCCGTCGCCAGCTCCGAATTCGCCATCATGTAAGAGCCGTCACCCACGAAGCAGAGCACGTCACGCTCGGGCCGCGCGAGCTTGAGACCCATCGCGCCCGCCACCTCGTAGCCCATGCAGGAATAGCCGTATTCCATTTGGTATCCGCCCTGAGAGGGCTTCCACAGCAGCTTCAGCGCACCGGGCATCGTGCCTGCCGCGCACATCGCGACCGCATCTTCGCCGGTCGCGCGCTGCACTGCGCCGATCACCTGTCCGTCGGTCGGCAGTGCCGCCTGATCCTCGGGGCGCGCGCAATAGGCGTCGACCGCGCACAGCCAGTCCTCGCGGGCATCCGCATCGGGTGCCT
Proteins encoded in this region:
- a CDS encoding TIM barrel protein; translation: MEQPFQLAACAEMLWPDRPIEWRAARLTEMGFGVGLWNWPDHDLDKLEAVGANYTIMNGYLQGRLSDREGAEILLRSVRETVAVGKRLSVDRLNLHGTGLGDGGIPIPQHGSFAPGSFQRACDTLNRICDLAEEEGVVFTLENLNPIDHPGCPFGSTADVLALVSTVDRPQLRINLDLYHTQIGEGDLIRWCEASLPWIGEVQVADNPGRFEPGTGEINYAGVAQALQQMGYRGPVAMEAFAQGDEEAALEAFRAAFTL
- the iolB gene encoding 5-deoxy-glucuronate isomerase, yielding MADLLRKPFGAHGKVHEITPQSAGWRYVGFSLYRLRAGESAAEATGPNEAILVMVEGKAAIKAAGQDWGVLGERMDVFEKTPPHCLYVPNDQDWEAVAETDCTIAVCLAPGKGGHKARRIGPDGISLTERGTGTNTRYINNIAMEAEDYCDSLLVTEVFTPAGHWSSYPSHRHDEDDFPRITYLEETYYHRLNPAQGFGIQRVYTEDGTLDETMAVSDGDVVLVPRGHHPCGAPYGFEMYYLNVMAGPRRNWRFQADPAVQWIMERDA
- the iolE gene encoding myo-inosose-2 dehydratase, which produces MIRFGTNPIAWANDDDHSLGAHIPTEQILREAAEIGFDGIENGHRWPQDDAEALKQLLGGYGLDFVSGWYSLNLLTQSVEAEKAAIQPHLDKLKHNGCKVCIACETSNSVQGQDVPLSEKAVLSAADMAAFGAKIEELAAFTAEQGIDLVYHHHMGTVVETPAEIDAFMAATGPATKLLFDAGHCYFGGDGGDPAPMLRKYVDRVRHFHAKNVRPEVMRQVRDTGMSFMDGVRAGVFTVPGDPDGGVEFGPLLRILKEAGYDGWIVIEAEQDPDLRNPFEYQSLGLKTLKGAAAEVGLIAG